From a region of the Mus pahari chromosome 12, PAHARI_EIJ_v1.1, whole genome shotgun sequence genome:
- the LOC110329984 gene encoding chitobiosyldiphosphodolichol beta-mannosyltransferase — protein sequence MSSSGLDLPMKVVDMFGCHLPVCAVNFNCLHELVRHGENGLVFKDAEELAAQLQMLFSNFPDPAGKLSQFRKKLQESEQPRWDESWQQTVLPLVTHK from the exons ATGTCCTCCAGTGGTCTGGACCTGCCCATGAAGGTGGTGGACATGTTTGGGTGCCACTTGCCTGTGTGTGCCGTGAACTTCAATTG TCTGCATGAGCTTGTAAGACATGGAGAGAACGGTCTGGTCTTCAAGGATGCCGAGGAGCTGGCAGCTCAGCTGCAG ATGCTTTTCTCAAACTTTCCTGACCCTGCTGGAAAGCTAAGCCAGTTCCGGAAGAAACTGCAGGAGTCAGAGCAGCCACGCTGGGATGAGAGCTGGCAGCAGACTGTGCTCCCTTTGGTCACTCACAAGTGA